The DNA region CTTTGTAGATCAATCCGAAGCGGCGGGAGCTTCTTCCCGCCGCTTTTCAATGCTTCTGAAAAATTCTTCGATCAAATCCCTTGCCTGTTCCTTGGAGGCTATGCGGGTGATCTCCCCCCGGAACTTTGCGGCGTTTGGAAGGCCTTTCACAAACCAGGCAAGGCGGCTTCGCATCACCCGGCATCCGTGCTCTTCGCCCAGGTAATCCATGGTGTCGTCCAGGTAGTCGAACAGCGCCTTTTTCCTATCGTCCAGGTCGATCTCCTCCATGGGCCTGTTCTCCAAAAGGCATAGGGCCTGGCGAAAAATCCAGGGGGCGTAAAGCACGGCCCGGCCGATCATCACTCCGTCGCACCCCGTCTGCTCCATCATTTCCAGCACATGCTCCGGCTTGGTTACGTCCCCGTTGCCTATGACCGGAATGGTCAACTCCTGCTTAAGCCGTTTGATCTGAGACCAATCCGAATGCCCCGAAAACCCTTGTTTGGCCGTCCGCGGATGCAGGGCCACCGCATCCACGCCTGCGTCCTGGGCGATTCTGCCCAAGGCCATGGCCTCGTCGCCCGAGGCGTCCCAGCCCGAGCGCATTTTGATGGTAAAAGGCAGGGAAATGGCTTTTCGCACCTCTTTCAGGATTTTTTCCGCCCTGGGCAGGTCGGCCATGAGCGCGGAGCCTGCGCCGCCTTTCAGCACTTTTTTAACGGAACAGCCGAAATTGATGTCCACAATGTCCGCGCCATGTTCCGCAACGATTCTGGCCGAGTCCGCCAGCACGCCGGGATCGGAGCCGAATATCTGGATGGAAAGCGGCCGTTCCTCTTCCTTGCTCGCCATGAGCTCCATGGTCTTTTTTTGATACCTGATCAACCCATTGGAGCTGATCATTTCGGAACAGACAAGGGCGGCGCCATGCCGTTTGGCCATAAGCCGAAACGGCAGGTTGGTGACTCCGGCCAGGGGCGCGCATACCAGAGGATTATCCAGTTTTAAGGAAGCGATCTTTAACATGGAGGTTCATTTATTCCA from Desulfatibacillum aliphaticivorans DSM 15576 includes:
- the dusB gene encoding tRNA dihydrouridine synthase DusB, which codes for MLKIASLKLDNPLVCAPLAGVTNLPFRLMAKRHGAALVCSEMISSNGLIRYQKKTMELMASKEEERPLSIQIFGSDPGVLADSARIVAEHGADIVDINFGCSVKKVLKGGAGSALMADLPRAEKILKEVRKAISLPFTIKMRSGWDASGDEAMALGRIAQDAGVDAVALHPRTAKQGFSGHSDWSQIKRLKQELTIPVIGNGDVTKPEHVLEMMEQTGCDGVMIGRAVLYAPWIFRQALCLLENRPMEEIDLDDRKKALFDYLDDTMDYLGEEHGCRVMRSRLAWFVKGLPNAAKFRGEITRIASKEQARDLIEEFFRSIEKRREEAPAASD